The DNA segment GGCGAAACGTCGTCAATCATGGCGGCAGTCCCAAGGATCGATTAACATCCATATGCCAGAGGCGATGATTAAAGTAAATGGTGACGAAATCATCATTGAAATTTTGGAAGACTCACCCGCACGCCAATTGGTGGCAGAGATGATGATTCTCACGGGTGAAGTTGCCGCCCATTACGGCAAAACTCACAATATTCCCCTGCCCTTTCGCAGTCAACCTCAACCTGAACTTCCTTCAGAAGAAGAACTATTGCGGCTGCCAGCGGGACCTGTGAGGTTTTGTGCAATGCGGGGATGTATGCCCCGTAGCGAAATGAGTATCACACCAGGAAGACACGCCGGTTTGGGGCTGGAAACCTACACTCAGGTAACATCTCCGATCCGCCGCTACACCGACTTGCTGGCGCATTTCCAAATCAAGGCGCACCTGCGCGGTGAACCCACCCCTTTCTCAGCGCAAGAGTTACAAGAAACGATGCTGGGTATCGGCACCGCCGCCCAAGAAGCAAGGTTAGTGGAACGCCAGACAAATCGTTATTGGGGTTTGGAGTATCTGCGGCGTCATGGCGATCAGGTTTGGCAAGCGCTGATGCTGCGATGGTTGCGAGAAGATGACAGATTAGGATTAATTTTGTTAGAAGATTTGGGATTGGAGTTGGCGATGCGGTTTACCCACTCGGTGGCACTAGGCGATCGCTTAGAAGTCCGAGTCAGCCACGCCGATCCTCGGCAAGATGTCATTCAGTTCCGCCAGCTTATCGATCAGGAAGCTCAGCCAGCTGGCATGTAAAAAAAAGAGTGCTGAGGGCTAACTCAAGAGGATTGAGTGAGAAAATAGTGCTGAGGACGGACTCAAGAGGAAGAAAAACAAAATAGCATTTCACATTTCTCTGATGCTTATTTTCTACCTCAAAGCTCGGTCTTCAGCTTTCAGTCCTCAGTCCTTTCCAGCGGGGCGAGAAAAGACAGGCTATGAATAACATTCGCAAAACTATCGCCATTGTCGGAATCACCACCGTACTTGGTAGTGCGCTTTCTGCTGTTACCTCTGCTCAGTTGCCACCCAGTCAGTTGCTAAGTGCCGCTGATAATAACAAGGTAGCGATGAGCGCGGTTGATTTATACAACCGGGGCGTTGATAAACTGGATTCCGGTGATTATGAGGGGGCGATCGCAGATTTTGACGAAGCGATCCGGCTTTCTCCCCAGGATGCAGAGTCCTATTACAATCGGGGGTATGCCCGTCACATCCTCGGAGCTTACCAGCAAGCGATCGCAGATTACACTGAGGCGATTCGGATTAATCCTGAGTACGGGAATGCTTACGGCAACCGGGGATATTCCTACTATCTTCTCGAAAATTATCAACAAGCGATCGCTGATTCTACTGAAGCGATCCGGCTCAATCCCAAAGATGCAAGTGTCTACATCAACCGAGGCAATGCCTACGACGATCGAGGAGAAACTCAAGCCGCAATTGCCGATTTTAACCAAGCCTTACAAATCGACCCCAAGAATGCCAGAGGTTATTACAATCGAGGTTTGGCTTACAACCGGCTAGGCGAACACGCCAAAGCACTTGACGATTATACTCAGACAGTAAATTTAGATTCTAAATTTGCTGAAGCCTATTACAACCGGGCAATTACCTACTTAC comes from the Coleofasciculus sp. FACHB-1120 genome and includes:
- a CDS encoding tetratricopeptide repeat protein, translated to MNNIRKTIAIVGITTVLGSALSAVTSAQLPPSQLLSAADNNKVAMSAVDLYNRGVDKLDSGDYEGAIADFDEAIRLSPQDAESYYNRGYARHILGAYQQAIADYTEAIRINPEYGNAYGNRGYSYYLLENYQQAIADSTEAIRLNPKDASVYINRGNAYDDRGETQAAIADFNQALQIDPKNARGYYNRGLAYNRLGEHAKALDDYTQTVNLDSKFAEAYYNRAITYLRLNNRQAAVRDFQKSADLFKSQGRTESYQDALEATKSLQR